Part of the Geobacter pickeringii genome, GACAGGACGGTATCCGTGAGCAGTATTTGCCGGTTTCTGTTAATGCCGCCGTGGTCAAACAGGGTGCTGTTATTGCCGGACGCAAAGGAAAAATTGAGTTTGGAAACAGGCGTCCAGTCAGCAGGGTGAATCGATGAGGCTGTTCCGTCAGCACTCTTCGACAGCCCCGCCACCTGTAACCACGGCTTTGTTGGATGAAACAGCTCGAACGAATCTTTCCACTCCGTCAAGTACCTGCGCGCCGCTTCCGGCAGCCATTTCGGCACTTCGCACCATTCGTCATAATCCTTCGGCCCATCCAACGCTGCATGGGCCACACAGAGAAACAGCCGCATCAGAGCGACCCGTTCATGTGGGCGCACCGCCAGGTCCGCATACTCGCCCCCATCGGAAAATACACTGCACAGGCTTACCAGTTCCCTGGTCCCCGTGGCGCTGATAACCGGTATCCACGGGTCAAAGGCAACATTCATACTCCCTCCTTTCCTGACCGCTTCTCGACAAACAGCCCCATCTCGTCCGAATATGACAACATGACCCCTTCCTTCAATCCCTTGACATCTACGGTCCCATCCTCCCCGACAACCCCGACGCACTGCCTCTCGTAAATGTATTCATCGAACCCGGGACATGACTCCACCTGCTCGAAGTGGTGCATCGGAACCTTCACCAGGTTCCGGTGAATTGCGCGGGCAGTGGCAAATCGGAACGTATCGCAGCCTAGTCCCGCTTCCGTGCCGTCAATGAACAATGCCGCCTGCGTAGTGATGCTCCGGCAGAGGACCATCGACACCGTTTCAAGCTCGTTTATACGGGTTTGGATTCCTTCCTGATCTTCAAGAGCCGGTTGCCAGATATTCAGACTCATCAGCGCCTTCATTCTTTTCGCCGAGTCAGTCCCGTACCATTCGCCAAAAAGCTCGGACCAGCCGGCAGGCTCATTCTCCCGGTCCTCGTAGGTGGATTCAATCAGTTGCCGCACCTGTGCCGGAATCGTTACCCCTTCTTCCTGTTTTTTCCAGACCTCAAGTGAGCGGAGAAGAACAAATGGCGCGTAGACTCGCGCTTTGCCGCCAAGAGCCCGGACAATCGCCTTCGGCGCCATCTGGCGCAGCTCTTCAAGAGTCTTCTCTTCCTCAACTATTAAGATCCTTGGGGTATCGACCGGCCGTTCTCCCCGCTCATGCCGCCAGAGCCTGCCAAGGCGCTGCAGCAACATGTCGGTGGGCGCTAGTTCGGTAATCAGCAGATCGGCATCGAGATCGACGCTCTGCTCGACAACCTGCGTCGATACGAGAATCGAGCCGCATCTCGTCGCTCCCTCCTTCCCGAAGCATTCCATCCATGTTGTTTCAAGCTCTTCACGCCGCCAGTAGGGAAAGCGCGCGTGCAGCAGACCGATGGGAAACTCGCCGCCCGCAAGCTCCTTGAACCGCTTGAACTGTTTCTGCGCCGCACCGATGGTATTGCAAATCCAGAGCACAGCGCCACCGTTGCGGGCAACGGCCATTGACTCTTCAACCGCACGCTCACCGGCAAAGAATTCCAGTTTGATCTTCCGCGAATCCGGTGGGACTGCCGGCATCGGGTCAAGTACGGCACCTTCTGTCCGACCCGAAATAAGCGGGTATGGTTGCTCGGCATCCTCCCCGGCCTCACCGGCGGCAGAAACGATCTGTCCGCGACGTTTGCCGGTCAGCGTGGCGGAGAGGACGATCACCGTACAGCCGAGACCTTCGAGGGTCGCAATGAGTTTGTCAATGAGGGTGCTGGTATAGATGTCGTAGGAGTGAACTTCGTCAAGGATGACCACCTTGCCGGCAAGGGCAAAGTGGCGGACAAAGAAATGCTTCGCAGCAACCACGCCGAGCAGGGCCTGGTCAACCGTGCCGACTCCGAAGGGAGCAAGCAATGCCCGTTTGGCCGATGCGAACCAATCTCTGCCGTTCCGGGCGTCCTCTTTCGATTTTTCCTGTTTCCCGTTTGAGGCGGGGTTGTACCCCAAATCTTCACGCATGAGCCAGGAATTGCTGTGAATAAGGCGGCTGGGACCTGATGCGGGGGATATGCGTTGCAGGAACTCGTTCAAGCGCAGGTGGATGCGGTTGCTGGTCGCCTGGGTCGGGAGCGCGAAGTAGACGCCATTTGCCTTCCCGTCCGACATCAGCTGATACGCGGCACCCAGAGCCGCCTCGGTCTTCCCCATCCCCATCGGGGCCTCTACAACATACACACCGGGGCCGGCAATAGTCGCAAGGGCCTTTCTCTGCATATCGTTCGGCGGGAATCCGAAAATATCTTCGAAAGTCAAATCCTTCTTGATGTCTGGCTGCGTGAACCCGATGGAATCAAGGGCAAAACGGGCACGGGAATGAATATCCTCTTCCGCTGTTCTTGGTACAGGGGAGAAATAACGCTCATCCGAGCCGATCCAGTCGGAAACGGAGGTAAGGCCGGCAAGCCACCAGATGGCGGAAGAGTCCCCAGCGAGCGCATTGATGGAACTTTCCGCGTTGAAATAAGCCCAAACCTTCTGAGCACACATGAGACGCTCCGCGTTCCAGTCGATGCCGCTACGGCTGTCGGTGGTCTGCTTGATGAGGGGCGGTCTTATTCCGCGATCATTGGGAAGATATTTCAGCCTTCCATGATGACCGCCGAGGGCTGCTGCCACAAACTTGGCGATGCTTCTGGCAGTACCTCGCTGCACCAGGAAATCCTGGATCGCGGAATGCGAAACCTTGCCATGATCGGGTTCCGTTCCCGTATCCCAGCAGCCATTTCTGGCCACGGCCGTCAGGTTGTTCTCTTCAATCCATGCCTCACATTTCCGCTGAAATCCGGGGGAGATCTTGCCGAGATCATGGAGAGCGGCAAGGGCTCCAACTTCCGATTCTCGTAGATTGAACCGTGCACCCAGTCCCGATGATATTTCAGCAATACAACGCGCCACGCACCCCACATTGACCATATGGTCATATACGGAAATGCCAGGCTTACCGTCAGATGTCGTTTTTGCCCAAAAATTCATTTAATGCTTCCCCGCCTTCCCTCAATGTCCCTCCTGAAACTGCCTCAAAACATTAAAGCACTCTACCCCAACATTGCGACAATAAAAGTCGCAACAGCTTTCACTACCATTTCAGCTCCCCCCACACCCGTGCCGTCAACCGCGCATCATCAAGCGCCCGGTGCCGCCTGCCTCCCTCGGGCAGTGCCCCGAATAGATGACGATAGACCGTCTCCAACCGGTGGTCCGGCAGTTGCGGAAGCCTGCGCCGAGCCAACGCCAGGGTGCAGACCGAGCGATTGTCGAACCGATACCCCAGACGCCCGAACTCATGGCGTAGAAACGCCAGATCAAACCGCGCATTGTGGGCTACGAGAACACTGCCGCCGACAAAGGCCCGCAGGGCCGGGTAGACCTCATCCGGCAGAGGTTGGTCGGCAAGCATGTCATTGGTAATGCCGTGAATCCGCGAAACATGACGCGGGATATTCTTTGGGACCCGAACGAGGCTGCCGAACTCGGCCACAATCTCACCATTGTCCACCGCAACGGCACCGATCTCGATCACCCGGTCGCCATAGCCCGGTGAAAGCCCGGTGGTTTCCACATCAATGACGACATGACGATGAGCATCTTTCCTCATTGAACTGGAATCATACACTCCGACCTCCCCCAACCAGCGCCCCAGGTTCAATATTTTTTCATCATCAGATCAATTTCTTCTCTGATCCGCCGCCGCAACCAATCCGGTTGCAGCACCTCGACATGGGAGCCATGCTTCAGGGTCTCCATCAGAATCTCCACCTCATGGGAGACCGGAAGGGTCAGGATTAACTCTCCTGACTCCGACTCCTCCATCCTCTGATCTGGGTGCCAGATGTGGTCTTTTACCCATCGGGCGCGATCGGCAGAAAATTTCAGGACAACCTCAAACCGTTGACGGTTCTGGAAAATCCCGAATGTCTCCTCGAGGTAAGGTCGCCATTGTTCTTCCGGGCGGGGAGTGAATTGCTCTGGGCCGAGGGCGCAGAGGGTTATGCGGGAAAGATGGAAGTCGCGCCAGTCGTTGCGCAGCCGGCAGAAGGCAATGACGTGCCATGCCCCCATGTAATTGGTCATGTGGTGCGGTTCGACAGTACGGGCAGTGCAGGTGCTGCTGTGGGGAGAGTAGTAACAGAAAGAAAGAGGACGGCAGTGGAGAAGAGCGCTGGCCACCTGACTGAAGACAAGGGGGTCGCTCGGAGGGATAGTGTTCCAGCGAAATGAGAACGCCCTCTCAGGATCGATGATTCCGTCCAGGCTGTCGGTCAGGAGCGCACCGAGCTTGGTGGATACCTTTCCCAGTTCATCGCTCAATGGCCCTGCCGCGGCATCGGTGAGCAGCCGATGGGACGCCAGCAACGCCACCAGTTCACTTTCCGACAGCCGCATCACCGGTAATTGGAATGATGGATCGGTGTAGAAGTACCCCTTACGGGTGGAGTGGTATTCAAGGGGGGCACGGAGAGTATCCCGAAAGTAGTCGATACTGCGCTGGGCAGTCTTACGATCGAACTCAAAGGCCGTAGCCAAGGTGGAAGCGTTGGGGTAACTCCCACTCCTTACCTGGGTGTCGAACCACAAGAATCGCTCGATATAGAGTCGCTCGCCCATGGCGCCACAATATTACTACCTGCTAATATTTGCAACTTTATATCAAATTTTCCCTCCTGGCGGTTACTTCCAAGGTGTCCGGAATTTGTGACGTAATCACTTGATTACACTGGGGTAAATATGGCGAAGAGATAGGGATTCAAAATGCCTAGCAATTTTAGCATGTTACAACAAACAACAATAACTACTTATAAAAATTAACCATCAGCCCAACGATCTGTTTGTCGTCAGTCCGAATCATATCGAGTCAATTCATTCAAGGACAATCGAAATAGGGTAAGTTTGGGGGCATAGGAAAATTTCTTCCCTCCTTCACCTCAATAACATTGGAACTAATCGGCATGACACACTGTCACCGGATTACCAGTCAGGTGCCAGCAACATCCAGATTCAGTGTTATCTGAAGAATTATCTACCAGCATAGAACTTTATCTCACATCGGCGTCAAATTTTTGCCCAACACATAACGTAGCTACTCTTGTTGATTCACCGCTACCCTTCTCTACGGTCCTGAGTTCTCCCTGTCGAAATAGGACAGGGAGAAGGTCGGGAGGGGTGTTATTTCACCGAGTCCGGTGGAACCACCGCCGGCTCTGTCTCCGGAACGATCAACGAAGGCACTCCGCCGAGAGTCGGCTTTTCTTCTTTTTTCACCGGCTTCGTTGCTCTCATCGGCTTCCGCTCTTCCTCTGTCTTTCCACCAAACATCGACATAACGCCAGTAGCGACGGCCGTAATCCCCAGTTTTGCTGCCTCCACCACGAAGCCAGCCGCCTCGAAAGACATGGCTTTAGCGGGAGTTGGGGCGGCAAGAGTGGCAAGGACAAGAGTTGCTGCGATTCTCTTCATATCACCCTCCAGACCATAACATTAACTGTTTTTATGCAATATCAGCACCGCACAGACTTCAACATACACATTCTTGACTAAAAAATGCGGTAAAATGAGCGGGTCTGGGGTGTTTGTCGGGGCGCTTACGGTGTTCGCTGTGTTGCCCGGAGAGGTGACCTACTACGACTATCGCGGGGCGGCCTGACGAAGAGAGGGCGCTGGTCCGGCAGGCCGTAAAACCCCGCCATTCAGGGCGGGGATATCAAACGCCACGGTAAACCCCGAGAATTTCCCTTTTACCACGCTCTACGGTTACTGAATGAGTGAAAGGGTCCAGGTGGTAGAGAGGTGGTCCCCGAAAATCGGACAGTGTGTTAAGGTGGACAGCCTTACCCTGTTGAAGGAGGATCACCCATGAAGAGCCGTCGTCGTTTTTCCGCCGAGTTCAAGGCCAAGGTTGCCCTGGAAGCGATCCGGGGCGAGCAGACCCTGAGCGATCTGGCCGCCCGCTATGAAGTGCATCCCAATATGATCACCAACTGGAAACGGCAGGCCATCGAGAACATGGCAGCGGTGTTTTCCGGAGCCGCCGAGCACAGCAATAAGGCGAATGACGATCAGATCAAGGACCTGCACGCCAAGATCGGACAACTCACCGTGGAGCGGGATTTTTTGGCCAAAGCCTTCGGTCGCTGTCGCTGAGTACAACCCGAAGGAAGGCCCTGGTCGAACCCGACCATGACCGACTCAGTATTGCCCGGCAGTGTGAACTGCTCTCGATCAAACGATCGGCCTACTATTACCAGCCAGTGGGCGAAAGCCCACAGAACCTGGAACTGATGCGCCTGATCGACGAGCAGCATCTCGAAACACCGTGGTATGGCACCCGACAGATGACCCGGCACTTGCGCCGGGAGGGTCATGCCGTCAATCGCAAGCGCATCGGTCGGCTGATGCAGTTGATGGGACTATCGGCTATCTACCAGAAGCCGAACACGTCGAAGCCGCATCCGCAGCACAGGGTCTATCCTTACCTGCTGCGTGGCGTGACCATCGACCGGCCAAACCAGGTCTGGTGCGCCGATATCAGCTATATTCCGCTGAGGCGAGGTTTCCTCTACCTGGCGGCGATCATGGATTGGGCCAGTCGCAAGGTCCTGTCATGGCGGCTTTCCAACACCATGGACGCCGATTTCTGCGTTGCCGCGCTCGAAGACGCCCTGGCTCGCTTCGGCAAACCCGAGATCTTCAACACCGACCAAGGGAGCCAGTTCACCAGCGATGCGTTCACCAAGGTCCTCAAGGACGCTGAGATCCGCATTTCGATGGACGGCAAGGGGCGCTGGCGGGACAACGTCATGATCGAGCGGCTATGGCGTTCTCTGAAATACGAGTGCATCTACCTGCACGCCTTCGAGACCGGCAGCGAGGTTCGTCAAGGTTTGAGCCGCTGGATCAATTTCTACAACATGCGCCGCCCGCACTCGAAACTAGACGACCGGACGCCGCATGAGGCATATTGGCAAAAACCCCGGCCTGGCTACGCCGGCCGTATTCTCTCACTGGCGGCATGACTACAACCGGCAATCCACCTTATTCCCGCCGCCAACCTGTCCTACAAACTGGGACCACCTCTCTATTTCGACAGAGAAAACCTTTGCAAATTAAATATTTGTGAGTTTAAAGGATATGTGAGATAGTTTTCACATGAACAAAACGGACATTATATTACTGGTCACCTACTCCTGTGTCGCTTCGATCCTCATCTTCGTCGCCTTGTCCGCGATCCCGGTGGACCCCGTGGTACGGGTTATCGACAAGAACAGGAGGCGGGGAAGGGAAACGCATGACGACCTCGGCCGCTGGACCGTCTCCCGCGGCAAACTGCGGGATTTTCTCCTCGACTTCCTCCGGCTCCCCGACGGCGCCGCTCGACTGGCCGAAGCGGAGAAGATTATCTCTCACCTTCCCTGCCGGCATTCCCGTCAAATTCTTCAATAATCAGCTACAATATACCCAAACAAGGAGGGTGTCATGACTGCGTGGGATTTTATAGTTTACGTTTGTTCCGCGCTTGTTCTGTCGGGATTGGGCTTTATCATCTACTTCGAACTGACAAAACCGAAGCGCCGAAAATGACAGATGCGGATGAGAAATCCCAGACCCCGACAGGGTGTGGCGGGCCGCACACGGGGTGTCAGGAAAGTGGGGGTTGAAGGCGCTCGGATGATTGAAAATATTGCGGCCGCACAGGGGGTTGGAGCCGCAGTCGGCTTTGCGGAGGCTTTCGCGGCTTCTGGTATGAGCGACATGGGGAAGTTCCAGCAGATGATGACGGAAGCCCAGACTGCCAAGTCTGCAGGATCAGCCCAAGCGTTGCAGGACGTGGCGAAAAAGTACGGGTTGTCGGCTCAGGATTTCACTCGGGTCAATGAGACATACCAGAATGCAAAGCACATGGGAGAGGTCAACCAGGCTGTTGCCGCCATGACGGCGGGAGGTCTGGGGGCAATGTCCTATGCGGCGGCTGGGGACTTGGCCGGCAGGACTTCCGGGGCGGAGGCCGGATCGAAAGCGGCGGTAGCTTCCCGTAATCTCGATGACTACATGCAGGCTCACCGGGACATGTCGATGAAGCAACTTGCTGATGACAAGCAATTCCGGAATCTTGCCGGTCATCTCCTGGCATCTACCCCCGGGGCCGTGGGTGAGGATGGCAACGTGACGGATCTCGGGTCGAAGCTTCTCGCGGAGAGGATGGCGGGAGCAAATCAGGCGAGCTATACCAATGGTGACGGGAGCGGTTCGCAGAAGTCGCTTGTTGGTGCAGATGGGAAAGTCGGATCTACCGAGGGTTGGCAGACGATGAGTGGTAAGGATGATCTCCTTCGATTGGCAACTGCTCTCGGAAATAACGGATATGGACAGAACGCGGCTTACGTAAAGTCTCTTGCCGCCAATGGTGGAGCGTTGAAGTATTCCTTCGCCAAAGATAAAAACGGGAATATTGCCACTTTTTCCATAGACAAGGGGGGACAAACGAGGAATCTGGACCTTGCTGCACGTAAAGCGGGGAAAGATTTTGAGTGGATAAACAGAAATGTAAACACTGCAGATATTGGAACCCATTCTTGGCAAGGCTCAGAAAGGGTTCAAGCGCAGATAAACGAAGTGAGACTGTCAAATGGTACAGTCATGAACTCGGGGACAGCGTTTCAGGCTATGGTTTCGGGCCGAGGGGCAACTTCACTCACGAACACGTTCACTCATGCTAAAGGCGGAGAACGTGAAGCTCAACAGTGGAATTACGCGGCTACCGTTTCTCAGGGGATGAAGGGTCTGGTACAAGTTTCTG contains:
- a CDS encoding CRISPR-associated helicase/endonuclease Cas3, producing MNFWAKTTSDGKPGISVYDHMVNVGCVARCIAEISSGLGARFNLRESEVGALAALHDLGKISPGFQRKCEAWIEENNLTAVARNGCWDTGTEPDHGKVSHSAIQDFLVQRGTARSIAKFVAAALGGHHGRLKYLPNDRGIRPPLIKQTTDSRSGIDWNAERLMCAQKVWAYFNAESSINALAGDSSAIWWLAGLTSVSDWIGSDERYFSPVPRTAEEDIHSRARFALDSIGFTQPDIKKDLTFEDIFGFPPNDMQRKALATIAGPGVYVVEAPMGMGKTEAALGAAYQLMSDGKANGVYFALPTQATSNRIHLRLNEFLQRISPASGPSRLIHSNSWLMREDLGYNPASNGKQEKSKEDARNGRDWFASAKRALLAPFGVGTVDQALLGVVAAKHFFVRHFALAGKVVILDEVHSYDIYTSTLIDKLIATLEGLGCTVIVLSATLTGKRRGQIVSAAGEAGEDAEQPYPLISGRTEGAVLDPMPAVPPDSRKIKLEFFAGERAVEESMAVARNGGAVLWICNTIGAAQKQFKRFKELAGGEFPIGLLHARFPYWRREELETTWMECFGKEGATRCGSILVSTQVVEQSVDLDADLLITELAPTDMLLQRLGRLWRHERGERPVDTPRILIVEEEKTLEELRQMAPKAIVRALGGKARVYAPFVLLRSLEVWKKQEEGVTIPAQVRQLIESTYEDRENEPAGWSELFGEWYGTDSAKRMKALMSLNIWQPALEDQEGIQTRINELETVSMVLCRSITTQAALFIDGTEAGLGCDTFRFATARAIHRNLVKVPMHHFEQVESCPGFDEYIYERQCVGVVGEDGTVDVKGLKEGVMLSYSDEMGLFVEKRSGKEGV
- a CDS encoding 3'-5' exonuclease — encoded protein: MRKDAHRHVVIDVETTGLSPGYGDRVIEIGAVAVDNGEIVAEFGSLVRVPKNIPRHVSRIHGITNDMLADQPLPDEVYPALRAFVGGSVLVAHNARFDLAFLRHEFGRLGYRFDNRSVCTLALARRRLPQLPDHRLETVYRHLFGALPEGGRRHRALDDARLTARVWGELKW
- a CDS encoding helix-turn-helix transcriptional regulator, translated to MGERLYIERFLWFDTQVRSGSYPNASTLATAFEFDRKTAQRSIDYFRDTLRAPLEYHSTRKGYFYTDPSFQLPVMRLSESELVALLASHRLLTDAAAGPLSDELGKVSTKLGALLTDSLDGIIDPERAFSFRWNTIPPSDPLVFSQVASALLHCRPLSFCYYSPHSSTCTARTVEPHHMTNYMGAWHVIAFCRLRNDWRDFHLSRITLCALGPEQFTPRPEEQWRPYLEETFGIFQNRQRFEVVLKFSADRARWVKDHIWHPDQRMEESESGELILTLPVSHEVEILMETLKHGSHVEVLQPDWLRRRIREEIDLMMKKY
- a CDS encoding IS3 family transposase (programmed frameshift), with translation MKSRRRFSAEFKAKVALEAIRGEQTLSDLAARYEVHPNMITNWKRQAIENMAAVFSGAAEHSNKANDDQIKDLHAKIGQLTVERDFLGQSLRSLSLSTTRRKALVEPDHDRLSIARQCELLSIKRSAYYYQPVGESPQNLELMRLIDEQHLETPWYGTRQMTRHLRREGHAVNRKRIGRLMQLMGLSAIYQKPNTSKPHPQHRVYPYLLRGVTIDRPNQVWCADISYIPLRRGFLYLAAIMDWASRKVLSWRLSNTMDADFCVAALEDALARFGKPEIFNTDQGSQFTSDAFTKVLKDAEIRISMDGKGRWRDNVMIERLWRSLKYECIYLHAFETGSEVRQGLSRWINFYNMRRPHSKLDDRTPHEAYWQKPRPGYAGRILSLAA